One window of the Lytechinus variegatus isolate NC3 chromosome 3, Lvar_3.0, whole genome shotgun sequence genome contains the following:
- the LOC121411379 gene encoding uncharacterized protein LOC121411379 isoform X1, with protein MSDTKPARRHACGHNHGESSPSTGPVVRPRCRRTASATAAAIGGLKGQSSISSRPRSIEYDVIVNRVKSKKKKSATSRKRGASPERSSPHGFLQHLVATDTASRKDTLSPTLLNIGEISLVDERGDADTLFVRRKSPRHDVTQATLHRSSGRPKTASPSRSSSKSPHRRGKRSPSPKSLSPLRASSAPGHHILPHNRRSSLGDSILDERRQSTPWSITELQDDERSSSATPDTRDEHLTTPDDVTATTNEEEEASREKEDRILKDPIKEMMRADDNEDDYDTDLEEHFPPKPRVIRDASGRQVYVQKCKEEGVDPASYVLRHLTDPAFQLRHRYLDAQNIVPLTKAMKNNSMIETLDLCDNHLQDDSGIAIATMLENNVNITKVDISHNLVRGRGITAFSNMLESNYTLKTLCLRANHLTDKDAMPLAEALKNNATLTELDLSYNELGEMAGIHLGSGLAVNDGLNYLDLRWNAVRNKGIAALANALKVNTILEVLDLSNNGVSVPGCIALMRALKINTGLRILNLSYNHINSVGAQKLSIGIKKNSRLAGLLLTSNPIGDEGMVALCKAFKLNPTLRLVALQNIPMPLIIHQKIRDVMEAKDIHVLKLDVDGHKRNIPPSHVAAMVDQFICDNQSRILSHCLAQDIEATGNLSVAQIKKALWDSGLDVSEEQLDTALRQTKVIKHRTVPYRPMLDGLSALLMLPSWKAPTPRLTSRVT; from the exons aaaagcaaaaagaaaaagtcTGCGACTAGTCGGAAGCGTGGAGCATCCCCAGAAAGAAGCAGCCCTCATGGATTCCTTCAGCATTTGGTTGCCACGGATACGGCATCTAGGAAAGATACCCTCTCTCCAACTCTGCTCAACATAGGTGAGATCAGTCTGGTAGATGAAAGGGGAGACGCTGACACTCTGTTCGTAAGAAGGAAGTCTCCAAGGCATGATGTTACTCAGGCAACGCTTCATAGGTCAAGCGGTAGACCTAAGACTGCTTCTCCAAGCAG GTCCTCAAGTAAAAGTCCACATAGACGTGGCAAGCGGTCTCCCAGTCCTAAGAGCCTCTCCCCTCTGAGGGCATCAAGTGCTCCTGGCCATCACATACTACCACACAACAGGAGATCTAGTTTGGGTGATTCCATTTTGGATGAGAGGAGGCAGAGCACACCATGGTCTATCACTGAATTACAGGATGATGAAAGAAGTTCGTCCGCAACCCCAGATACCAGGGATGAACATTTAACAACCCCAG ATGATGTCACTGCGACAAccaatgaagaagaagaagcatcaagagagaaagaggatCGCATTCTAAAAGATCCTATTAAAGAAATGATGAGAGCTGATGACAATGAGGATGACTATGACACTGATCTTGAAGAACATTTCCCTCCTA AGCCTCGAGTTATACGTGATGCTTCTGGCAGGCAAGTGTATGTGCAGAAGTGCAAAGAAGAAG GTGTTGATCCAGCTTCATATGTTCTAAGACATTTGACAGACCCTGCCTTTCAGTTGAGACATCGTTACCTTGATGCACAGAACATTGTTCCACTTACCAAAGCTATGAAA AACAATTCAATGATAGAGACGTTAGATCTGTGTGATAATCATCTTCAAGATGACAGCGGAATTGCCATAGCAACCATGCTGGAAAATAATGTCAATATCACCAAAGTT GATATATCTCACAACCTGGTTCGTGGAAGAGGAATCACAGCTTTCTCTAACATGTTAGAATCCAACTACACATTGAAGACCCTTTGTTTACGAG CAAATCACCTGACGGACAAAGATGCGATGCCCTTAGCAGAAGCATTGAAGAACAATGCAACACTCACAGAACTTGACTTGAGTTACAATGAACTAGGAGAGATGGCTGGGATACATCTTGGCTCAGGACTG GCAGTGAATGATGGACTGAACTATCTTGATCTGAGATGGAATGCAGTAAGGAACAAAGGTATCGCAGCATTGGCTAATGCTCTCAAg GTCAACACTATTCTTGAGGTTCTTGACCTTTCAAACAACGGTGTGTCAGTCCCAGGATGCATTGCACTCATGAGAGCTCTCAAGATTAATACAGGACTACGAATCCTAAATCTAAG TTACAATCACATCAATAGTGTTGGTGCTCAGAAGCTttcaattggaataaaaaagaACTCTCGATTGGCTGGACTATTG TTAACATCCAATCCCATCGGAGATGAAGGAATGGTGGCACTGTGTAAAGCTTTTAAACTGAATCCCACCTTGAGATTAGTAGCATTACAG AACATCCCAATGCCATTGATTATCCATCAGAAGATTCGGGATGTAATGGAAGCTAAGGACATTCATGTTCTCAAGCTTGATGTAGACGGTCATAAACGCAACATA CCCCCGAGTCATGTAGCAGCCATGGTGGATCAGTTCATCTGTGACAACCAGTCTAGGATCTTGAGCCATTGTCTAGCGCAGGACATAGAAGCCACAGGAAACCTGTCTGTTGCTCAGATCAAGAAGGCCCTGTGGGACTCGGGACTAGATGTTAGTGAG GAGCAACTAGATACAGCACTCAGGCAAACCAAAGTGATTAAACACAGAACTGTGCCATATAG ACCTATGTTAGATGGCCTCTCAGCACTGCTCATGCTACCAAGCTGGAAGGCACCTACACCTAGATTGACAAGTAGGGTCACTTAA
- the LOC121411379 gene encoding leucine-rich repeat-containing protein 74A-like isoform X2, protein MDSSLDTSLEPSNKKHLIWVNKTIMEPIYRKKSKKKKSATSRKRGASPERSSPHGFLQHLVATDTASRKDTLSPTLLNIGEISLVDERGDADTLFVRRKSPRHDVTQATLHRSSGRPKTASPSRSSSKSPHRRGKRSPSPKSLSPLRASSAPGHHILPHNRRSSLGDSILDERRQSTPWSITELQDDERSSSATPDTRDEHLTTPDDVTATTNEEEEASREKEDRILKDPIKEMMRADDNEDDYDTDLEEHFPPKPRVIRDASGRQVYVQKCKEEGVDPASYVLRHLTDPAFQLRHRYLDAQNIVPLTKAMKNNSMIETLDLCDNHLQDDSGIAIATMLENNVNITKVDISHNLVRGRGITAFSNMLESNYTLKTLCLRANHLTDKDAMPLAEALKNNATLTELDLSYNELGEMAGIHLGSGLAVNDGLNYLDLRWNAVRNKGIAALANALKVNTILEVLDLSNNGVSVPGCIALMRALKINTGLRILNLSYNHINSVGAQKLSIGIKKNSRLAGLLLTSNPIGDEGMVALCKAFKLNPTLRLVALQNIPMPLIIHQKIRDVMEAKDIHVLKLDVDGHKRNIPPSHVAAMVDQFICDNQSRILSHCLAQDIEATGNLSVAQIKKALWDSGLDVSEEQLDTALRQTKVIKHRTVPYRPMLDGLSALLMLPSWKAPTPRLTSRVT, encoded by the exons aaaagcaaaaagaaaaagtcTGCGACTAGTCGGAAGCGTGGAGCATCCCCAGAAAGAAGCAGCCCTCATGGATTCCTTCAGCATTTGGTTGCCACGGATACGGCATCTAGGAAAGATACCCTCTCTCCAACTCTGCTCAACATAGGTGAGATCAGTCTGGTAGATGAAAGGGGAGACGCTGACACTCTGTTCGTAAGAAGGAAGTCTCCAAGGCATGATGTTACTCAGGCAACGCTTCATAGGTCAAGCGGTAGACCTAAGACTGCTTCTCCAAGCAG GTCCTCAAGTAAAAGTCCACATAGACGTGGCAAGCGGTCTCCCAGTCCTAAGAGCCTCTCCCCTCTGAGGGCATCAAGTGCTCCTGGCCATCACATACTACCACACAACAGGAGATCTAGTTTGGGTGATTCCATTTTGGATGAGAGGAGGCAGAGCACACCATGGTCTATCACTGAATTACAGGATGATGAAAGAAGTTCGTCCGCAACCCCAGATACCAGGGATGAACATTTAACAACCCCAG ATGATGTCACTGCGACAAccaatgaagaagaagaagcatcaagagagaaagaggatCGCATTCTAAAAGATCCTATTAAAGAAATGATGAGAGCTGATGACAATGAGGATGACTATGACACTGATCTTGAAGAACATTTCCCTCCTA AGCCTCGAGTTATACGTGATGCTTCTGGCAGGCAAGTGTATGTGCAGAAGTGCAAAGAAGAAG GTGTTGATCCAGCTTCATATGTTCTAAGACATTTGACAGACCCTGCCTTTCAGTTGAGACATCGTTACCTTGATGCACAGAACATTGTTCCACTTACCAAAGCTATGAAA AACAATTCAATGATAGAGACGTTAGATCTGTGTGATAATCATCTTCAAGATGACAGCGGAATTGCCATAGCAACCATGCTGGAAAATAATGTCAATATCACCAAAGTT GATATATCTCACAACCTGGTTCGTGGAAGAGGAATCACAGCTTTCTCTAACATGTTAGAATCCAACTACACATTGAAGACCCTTTGTTTACGAG CAAATCACCTGACGGACAAAGATGCGATGCCCTTAGCAGAAGCATTGAAGAACAATGCAACACTCACAGAACTTGACTTGAGTTACAATGAACTAGGAGAGATGGCTGGGATACATCTTGGCTCAGGACTG GCAGTGAATGATGGACTGAACTATCTTGATCTGAGATGGAATGCAGTAAGGAACAAAGGTATCGCAGCATTGGCTAATGCTCTCAAg GTCAACACTATTCTTGAGGTTCTTGACCTTTCAAACAACGGTGTGTCAGTCCCAGGATGCATTGCACTCATGAGAGCTCTCAAGATTAATACAGGACTACGAATCCTAAATCTAAG TTACAATCACATCAATAGTGTTGGTGCTCAGAAGCTttcaattggaataaaaaagaACTCTCGATTGGCTGGACTATTG TTAACATCCAATCCCATCGGAGATGAAGGAATGGTGGCACTGTGTAAAGCTTTTAAACTGAATCCCACCTTGAGATTAGTAGCATTACAG AACATCCCAATGCCATTGATTATCCATCAGAAGATTCGGGATGTAATGGAAGCTAAGGACATTCATGTTCTCAAGCTTGATGTAGACGGTCATAAACGCAACATA CCCCCGAGTCATGTAGCAGCCATGGTGGATCAGTTCATCTGTGACAACCAGTCTAGGATCTTGAGCCATTGTCTAGCGCAGGACATAGAAGCCACAGGAAACCTGTCTGTTGCTCAGATCAAGAAGGCCCTGTGGGACTCGGGACTAGATGTTAGTGAG GAGCAACTAGATACAGCACTCAGGCAAACCAAAGTGATTAAACACAGAACTGTGCCATATAG ACCTATGTTAGATGGCCTCTCAGCACTGCTCATGCTACCAAGCTGGAAGGCACCTACACCTAGATTGACAAGTAGGGTCACTTAA